In Anticarsia gemmatalis isolate Benzon Research Colony breed Stoneville strain chromosome 5, ilAntGemm2 primary, whole genome shotgun sequence, the following are encoded in one genomic region:
- the AsnS gene encoding asparagine synthetase, producing the protein MCGIWALFGASEDLCPLCTESFVTIRHRGPDAWRFEADAREPKAIFGFRRLAIVDGLHGMQPMRLHLYPLTNLICNGEIYNCKRLQAQHKFPYETKCDVEAITHLYHNFGFEKTVKSLDGVFAFCLLDGEKKKICVARDPYGVRPLFEYWDEERGVLGISSEGKGLIKLKQNGNGSSTLRQFPPGHYAQWSILESGKVKLDFIERYTSPGSPPNFVPYVPEADLEGKTVEEKTAHLLEAACEKRLMSDRRIGCLLSGGLDSSLIAALVVKLAKKHNLPYKIQTFAIGMGESPDLIAARTVADFLGTEHHEVRFDENDVKEALDDVIYHLESFDITTIRASLPMYLLSKYIKEKTNTTVIFSGEGADEVAQGYIYFRDAPSENVAHDESLRLLSDIYLYDGLRADRTTSAFSLELRVPFLDIQFTNHYLSVDPKLRRPQNGIEKHLLRNSFANSGLLPDTILWRHKEAFSDGVASVKKSLFTTIGEIIAERSFDENVIYAGLQPTSTESKYYRYVFEKSYPGQHVFTPYFWMPKWVSGVTDPSARFIKHYAAN; encoded by the coding sequence ATGTGTGGAATTTGGGCACTATTTGGTGCGAGCGAGGATTTATGTCCATTATGTACGGAGAGCTTTGTAACAATCAGGCATCGCGGGCCCGATGCTTGGCGCTTCGAGGCCGACGCCAGAGAACCTAAGGCGATATTCGGCTTTAGAAGACTTGCCATCGTTGACGGCCTCCATGGTATGCAACCTATGAGGTTGCATCTCTATCCTCTCACAAACCTCATCTGCAACGGAGAAATTTACAACTGCAAACGTCTGCAGGCACAACACAAATTCCCCTATGAGACAAAATGTGACGTAGAAGCTATCACGCATTTATACCACAACTTCGGTTTTGAAAAAACTGTCAAGAGTCTTGACGGTGTGTTCGCATTCTGTCTACTCGACGGTGAAAAGAAGAAAATTTGTGTAGCCCGTGATCCCTACGGAGTCCGCCCACTTTTCGAGTACTGGGATGAGGAGAGAGGTGTCTTAGGAATCTCATCAGAAGGGAAGGGTCTGATTAAGCTTAAACAAAACGGCAACGGTAGTTCCACACTGAGACAGTTCCCGCCGGGTCATTACGCTCAATGGAGTATATTAGAGAGCGGCAAAGTTAAGTTAGATTTCATTGAGCGGTACACGTCACCGGGTTCGCCCCCAAACTTTGTGCCATATGTACCTGAGGCAGATTTAGAGGGTAAAACTGTTGAGGAGAAAACCGCTCACCTTTTAGAGGCTGCGTGTGAAAAGCGTTTGATGTCAGATAGACGTATAGGTTGTTTGTTGAGCGGTGGTTTAGATTCATCATTGATTGCTGCGTTAGTAGTGAAATTAGCTAAGAAACACAACCTGCCGTATAAAATACAGACTTTTGCGATAGGAATGGGTGAATCTCCTGATTTGATAGCGGCTCGAACAGTCGCTGACTTCCTCGGTACCGAGCACCACGAAGTGCGTTTTGATGAAAACGACGTAAAAGAAGCCTTGGACGACGTCATTTATCATTTGGAGTCGTTCGACATCACCACGATACGTGCCAGCTTGCCAATGTATTTACTCTCGAAGTATATCAAAGAAAAAACCAACACTACTGTTATTTTCAGTGGCGAGGGAGCGGACGAAGTAGCTCAAGGCTACATTTACTTTAGGGACGCGCCTTCAGAAAACGTCGCGCACGACGAGAGCTTACGACTACTTTCAGACATTTACTTGTACGATGGCCTTCGTGCTGACCGAACTACGAGTGCATTTAGCTTGGAGCTTCGTGTACCGTTTTTGGACATACAGTTTACTAACCACTACCTCAGCGTGGATCCTAAGTTGCGAAGACCACAAAACGGTATTGAGAAGCACTTATTGAGGAACAGTTTCGCTAACAGTGGGTTGTTGCCTGACACGATATTGTGGCGTCACAAGGAGGCTTTCAGTGATGGCGTAGCGTCTGTGAAGAAGTCATTATTCACTACTATTGGGGAGATTATTGCGGAAAGATCTTTTGATGAGAACGTGATATACGCTGGCTTGCAGCCCACGTCGACTGAGTCGAAATATTACCGATATGTGTTTGAAAAGTCGTATCCAGGACAGCACGTATTCACTCCTTACTTTTGGATGCCGAAATGGGTCAGCGGTGTGACCGATCCTTCAGCGCGGTTTATCAAACATTACGCTGCAAACTAA
- the LOC142972787 gene encoding uncharacterized protein LOC142972787, which produces MCHAPASQWTEALPLVLLGMRSAWKGDLQGSSAELVYGEPLRLPGQFLCPDDDYLTADVTQYATRLRAYMAKLSPRQTSWHGASSFYVPRDLHTTSHVFVRQDRVRGALEPPYAGPYKVVSRQPKYFTLEVNNKSVTVSIDRLKPVYIAREAQVPAEQVDDDVKRTSSGRRVRFPDYYRP; this is translated from the coding sequence ATGTGCCACGCTCCTGCTTCCCAGTGGACCGAAGCTTTGCCACTGGTACTCCTAGGCATGCGTAGCGCCTGGAAAGGCGACCTTCAAGGTTCTTCAGCTGAGCTGGTGTATGGCGAACCTCTTCGCCTACCCGGTCAGTTCCTGTGCCCTGATGACGACTACTTAACTGCTGACGTCACACAGTACGCGACGCGTCTTCGCGCGTACATGGCGAAGCTGTCTCCACGTCAAACTTCCTGGCACGGCGCGTCATCCTTCTACGTGCCACGCGACCTGCACACAACCTCACACGTTTTTGTTAGACAGGACCGCGTGAGAGGCGCCTTGGAACCACCATATGCTGGCCCCTATAAGGTTGTCAGCCGACAACCCAAGTACTTCACCTTAGAGGTCAACAACAAGTCGGTGACTGTGTCCATCGACCGGCTCAAACCGGTGTACATCGCAAGGGAGGCTCAGGTTCCAGCTGAACAGGTCGACGATGACGTCAAACGCACTTCCAGTGGCAGAAGAGTTCGCTTCCCGGATTATTATCGCCCGTAG